In one Rhinopithecus roxellana isolate Shanxi Qingling chromosome 1, ASM756505v1, whole genome shotgun sequence genomic region, the following are encoded:
- the LOC104669857 gene encoding LOW QUALITY PROTEIN: triosephosphate isomerase-like (The sequence of the model RefSeq protein was modified relative to this genomic sequence to represent the inferred CDS: inserted 1 base in 1 codon) has product MAPSRKFFVGGNWKMNGRKQNLGELIGTLNAAKVPADTEVVCAPPTAYIDFARQKLDPKIAVAAQNCYKVTNGAFTGEISPGMIKDCGATWVVLGHSERRHVFGESDELIGQKVDHALAEGLGVIACIGEKLDEREAGITEKVVFEQTKVIADNVKDWSKVVLACEPVWAIGTGKTATPQQAQAVHXKLRGWLKSNVSEAVAQSTRIIYGGSVTGATCKELASQPEVDGFLVGGASLKPEFVDIINAKQ; this is encoded by the exons ATGGCGCCTTCCAGGAAGTTCTTCGTTGGGGGGAACTGGAAGATGAACGGGCGGAAGCAGAATCTGGGGGAGCTCATCGGCACTCTGAACGCGGCCAAGGTGCCCGCCGACACCGAAGTGGTTTGTGCTCCCCCCACTGCCTATATCGACTTCGCCCGGCAGAAGCTAGATCCCAAGATTGCTGTGGCTGCACAGAACTGCTACAAAGTGACTAATGGGGCCTTTACTGGGGAGATCAGCCCTGGCATGATCAAAGACTGCGGAGCCACGTGGGTGGTCCTGGGGCACTCAGAGAGAAGGCATGTCTTTGGGGAGTCAGATGAGCTGATTGGGCAGAAAGTGGACCATGCTCTGGCTGAGGGACTCGGAGTAATAGCCTGTATTGGGGAGAAGCTAGATGAAAGGGAAGCTGGCATCACTGAGAAGGTTGTTTTCGAGCAGACAAAGGTCATCGCAGATAATGTGAAAGACTGGAGCAAGGTTGTCCTGGCCTGTGAGCCTGTGTGGGCCATTGGTACTGGCAAGACTGCAACGCCCCAACAGGCCCAGGCAGTAC AGAAGCTCCGAGGATGGCTTAAGTCCAATGTCTCTGAAGCAGTGGCTCAGAGCACCCGTATCATTTATGGAGGCTCTGTGACTGGGGCAACCTGCAAGGAGCTGGCCAGCCAGCCTGAGGTGGATGGTTTCCTTGTGGGTGGTGCTTCTCTCAAGCCCGAATTCGTGGACATCATCAATGCCAAACAGTGA